A single Methanolobus sp. ZRKC5 DNA region contains:
- the eif1A gene encoding translation initiation factor eIF-1A, translated as MANYRSNKRKSNARGGNPDGQEVVRVRTPRKENGEVLATVSSLLGANRVRLQCMDGVVRMGRIPGSKKKRMWVREGDIVIATPWEIQDSKADVIWKYTRPQVNWLERKGFLG; from the coding sequence CTGGCTAATTATAGAAGTAATAAAAGGAAAAGTAATGCAAGGGGTGGAAATCCTGATGGACAGGAAGTTGTCAGGGTTAGGACTCCACGCAAAGAGAATGGCGAGGTTCTGGCAACAGTTTCAAGTCTTCTTGGAGCAAACAGGGTAAGGTTGCAATGCATGGATGGTGTGGTCCGTATGGGAAGGATTCCTGGTTCAAAGAAGAAAAGAATGTGGGTCCGTGAAGGCGACATCGTTATAGCAACTCCTTGGGAGATCCAGGATTCAAAAGCTGATGTTATATGGAAGTATACTCGTCCTCAGGTTAACTGGTTGGAGCGTAAAGGCTTCCTTGGATGA
- a CDS encoding DUF2254 family protein: MLLTKINTENISLGVLRLWFSRIILYILLFVFSFVIFHYIILVFGPPIYDMTSARYMISALIQSEAAIMAIIVTLSLVAVELASGSYSVRMIDLLKVYNPDFWILMVIYIVSMIYCLFVLKSIPDKSTGQMQLRIAFAFHSGVYSFLVLFPYLLRTLNMLKPSTLLNMQAMKLNAKNITTAISSDADRTLEKDPIQPIIDIISSSLLKHDFETTRNGLNIIGKRTKEIFTNSNLEITEQKTIANYIFSRLARFGKFTLNHADEDATFIVIRNLEILWKELEKNDPGNSVLQASSSLEQIGIVASEKHQRDVLSTVINHLFDIGQGALDEDYNREASKVIDSLASIGFSCINKQTDPGMVEDIVYGIGKLGIKAAESGQVSSASQAADSMNTLMVSMELIETPEYKRLYRKAEKISQSIRLE; encoded by the coding sequence ATGCTACTAACTAAAATAAATACTGAAAACATTTCTTTGGGTGTATTGCGTCTGTGGTTTTCACGGATCATTCTTTACATTCTTCTGTTCGTATTCAGTTTTGTAATATTTCACTACATAATTCTGGTTTTTGGACCTCCCATTTATGATATGACGAGTGCACGCTATATGATAAGTGCCTTGATACAGAGTGAAGCAGCTATAATGGCTATAATTGTCACACTGAGCCTGGTGGCAGTGGAACTTGCTTCGGGTTCTTACTCTGTGAGGATGATCGATCTTCTCAAAGTATATAATCCGGATTTCTGGATTCTCATGGTAATTTATATTGTATCCATGATCTATTGTTTGTTCGTTCTAAAATCCATACCTGATAAGAGCACAGGTCAAATGCAGCTCAGAATAGCATTTGCATTTCACTCAGGTGTTTACTCTTTCTTAGTATTGTTCCCATACCTGTTAAGAACACTTAACATGCTCAAGCCTTCAACATTGCTAAATATGCAGGCAATGAAACTGAATGCAAAGAATATAACAACAGCTATAAGTTCAGATGCCGACAGAACTCTGGAAAAAGATCCCATACAACCAATTATCGATATAATCAGTAGTTCATTGTTAAAACATGATTTTGAAACAACAAGGAACGGACTAAATATCATAGGTAAACGTACCAAAGAGATATTCACAAACAGTAATCTTGAAATCACAGAACAAAAAACAATTGCAAACTATATTTTTTCCCGTCTTGCAAGGTTTGGGAAGTTCACCTTAAATCATGCTGATGAAGATGCTACATTTATTGTGATAAGGAACCTTGAGATCCTATGGAAAGAGTTGGAAAAGAATGATCCTGGTAATTCTGTATTGCAGGCATCATCATCCCTTGAACAGATTGGTATAGTTGCATCAGAGAAGCATCAGCGAGATGTACTGTCCACTGTTATCAACCATCTTTTTGATATTGGTCAAGGGGCTTTGGATGAGGATTATAACAGGGAAGCTTCAAAGGTTATAGATTCCCTGGCTTCGATTGGCTTTTCATGTATTAATAAGCAGACAGACCCCGGAATGGTGGAAGATATAGTTTATGGGATTGGCAAACTTGGTATAAAGGCAGCAGAAAGTGGCCAAGTATCATCAGCTTCTCAGGCGGCAGATTCTATGAATACTTTAATGGTTTCCATGGAACTCATAGAAACGCCTGAGTATAAACGACTTTACAGAAAGGCTGAGAAAATATCACAATCAATTCGTTTGGAATAA
- a CDS encoding PspA/IM30 family protein encodes MGLFNRMGTVVKSKMNKLMDRVEDPRETLDYSYEKQLEMLQGVKRGVAEVTTSKKRLQLQRSKLSQSIEKLDGQAKEAIQADREDLARMALERKSALAIQVQGLDQQIADIEKEQEKLVAAEKRLSTKVEVFRTKKETIKAQYSSAEAQVKINESVSGISEEMADVGMAIERAENKTDQMKARASALDELIEVGTLDDLTSSGDDIDRELAKINANSSVDLEIEKLKKEAGK; translated from the coding sequence ATGGGATTGTTCAACAGGATGGGAACAGTAGTCAAATCAAAAATGAATAAATTAATGGATCGAGTGGAAGATCCCCGGGAAACACTTGATTATTCTTATGAGAAGCAACTGGAAATGTTACAGGGTGTAAAAAGAGGTGTTGCAGAAGTAACAACATCAAAAAAGAGACTTCAGTTGCAGCGATCAAAATTGTCACAGAGCATTGAGAAACTTGATGGGCAGGCAAAGGAAGCTATACAGGCTGACAGAGAAGATCTGGCACGTATGGCTCTTGAAAGGAAGAGTGCTCTTGCAATACAGGTCCAGGGTCTTGACCAGCAGATAGCTGACATTGAAAAAGAACAAGAAAAACTTGTTGCAGCCGAGAAGCGCCTTTCGACCAAAGTAGAAGTTTTCAGGACAAAGAAGGAAACCATCAAAGCCCAGTATTCTTCAGCTGAAGCTCAAGTCAAGATAAATGAATCCGTGTCAGGTATAAGTGAAGAAATGGCTGACGTGGGTATGGCAATAGAAAGAGCTGAGAATAAAACTGACCAGATGAAAGCTCGTGCATCTGCACTTGATGAGCTCATAGAAGTGGGTACACTCGATGATCTTACAAGCAGCGGCGATGATATTGACAGGGAACTTGCAAAGATAAATGCCAATTCAAGTGTCGACCTTGAAATTGAGAAACTTAAAAAGGAGGCAGGTAAATGA
- a CDS encoding transposase, with amino-acid sequence MKIHVCVSCEVFPLTIQIASGKEHDSQHFIEVMESIRVKTDGRLGTRPSEVLADSTYDNVVIRKYLRSRAIKSNIPVNIRNEKNRKRGRPTRFEYESYHKRGTIERFFAWLKMGFRRIASRYERLNVVFKGLLDIACFLLC; translated from the coding sequence ATAAAGATCCATGTTTGTGTAAGTTGCGAAGTTTTTCCTTTGACAATACAGATTGCTTCTGGAAAAGAGCATGATAGTCAGCATTTCATCGAGGTCATGGAAAGTATCAGGGTCAAGACGGATGGAAGACTAGGAACAAGACCATCAGAAGTGCTTGCTGATTCTACTTATGATAATGTTGTAATCAGAAAATACTTGAGATCAAGAGCGATCAAAAGTAACATTCCTGTAAATATCAGGAATGAGAAAAATAGAAAAAGAGGAAGGCCCACAAGGTTCGAGTATGAGTCATACCATAAAAGAGGAACAATAGAACGATTTTTTGCATGGTTGAAGATGGGTTTCAGAAGAATAGCAAGTAGATATGAAAGGCTTAATGTTGTTTTCAAGGGGCTACTGGATATTGCATGTTTTCTACTATGTTGA
- a CDS encoding DEAD/DEAH box helicase, whose amino-acid sequence MESSTFKDLQLSRNLEKAIEELGFEEPTPIQVQSIPHILEGKDVIGQAQTGTGKTASFGIPALEMVTPNSRNTQVLVLCPTRELANQVADELTKLAKYTKAKILPVYGGQNIDRQIKALRSGVHIVIGTPGRVMDHIERKTLKLNNVEMVVLDEADEMLDMGFREDIESILSSVPDDRQTILFSATMPAPIMKLAKRFQNNPIHVKTIHKVVTAPNMEQSYFEVKHHMKPDVLCRMIDIYDVKSSLVFCNTKKKVDELVSLLKTRGFLADAIHGDLKQTQREKVMASFRKGEIETLVATDVAARGIDVENIEVVFNYDMPQDEESYVHRIGRTGRAGRPGIAFTFVTPKEIYKIKSIQKYTKTKIKNQKVPTRSDAEDFKANMLAKKVKETIDAGHLGKHMHWVEKMAEEDYTSMDIAAGLVKLMLSGKK is encoded by the coding sequence ATGGAATCATCAACGTTTAAAGACCTTCAGTTATCCAGAAATCTCGAAAAAGCAATTGAGGAACTAGGTTTTGAGGAACCTACTCCCATACAGGTTCAGTCTATTCCTCATATCCTTGAAGGCAAGGATGTCATCGGTCAGGCGCAGACCGGTACAGGTAAGACTGCTTCATTTGGGATACCAGCTCTGGAAATGGTAACTCCTAACAGCAGAAATACTCAGGTACTTGTTTTATGTCCTACAAGAGAACTTGCAAATCAGGTTGCAGATGAGTTGACCAAGCTTGCAAAATACACTAAGGCAAAGATACTGCCAGTGTACGGTGGACAGAACATCGACAGGCAGATAAAGGCTCTCAGGAGTGGTGTTCATATAGTGATTGGAACTCCTGGAAGAGTCATGGATCACATCGAGCGCAAGACATTAAAACTTAACAACGTGGAAATGGTTGTTCTTGATGAAGCTGATGAAATGCTTGACATGGGATTCAGGGAGGATATTGAAAGCATCCTCAGCAGTGTTCCTGATGACAGGCAGACCATCCTTTTCTCAGCTACAATGCCTGCTCCAATAATGAAATTAGCTAAAAGGTTTCAAAATAATCCAATACATGTCAAGACAATCCATAAAGTTGTCACAGCACCTAACATGGAGCAATCCTACTTTGAAGTGAAGCATCATATGAAGCCTGATGTCCTTTGCAGGATGATCGATATTTATGATGTGAAATCATCTCTTGTATTTTGTAATACCAAGAAAAAGGTGGATGAACTTGTCAGTCTCCTTAAAACAAGAGGTTTTCTTGCTGACGCAATTCATGGTGATCTGAAGCAAACCCAAAGAGAGAAGGTAATGGCAAGTTTCAGGAAAGGGGAAATAGAGACCCTTGTTGCAACTGATGTAGCAGCCCGTGGTATCGATGTTGAGAATATCGAAGTAGTTTTCAATTATGATATGCCACAGGATGAGGAATCCTATGTACACAGAATCGGAAGGACGGGACGTGCAGGAAGGCCTGGAATAGCATTCACTTTTGTAACTCCCAAGGAGATATACAAGATTAAGAGCATCCAGAAGTACACTAAGACAAAAATAAAGAACCAGAAGGTTCCAACAAGAAGTGATGCTGAGGATTTCAAGGCGAACATGCTTGCAAAGAAAGTAAAGGAAACTATTGATGCAGGTCACCTTGGAAAGCATATGCATTGGGTGGAGAAGATGGCAGAGGAGGATTATACCTCAATGGACATTGCCGCCGGACTTGTCAAGTTAATGCTTTCTGGAAAAAAGTAA
- a CDS encoding NYN domain-containing protein has translation MVNTDYDDENIFRSQRLAVFADVQNMFYSARNNYSDSRLDYEKLLATVLKGRQLVRAIAYLVETEDIDQSGFKYHLRNFGWELRSKQLKIRPDGSTKGDWDMGIAIDAIAISEKVDTVVIVSGDGDFTALVNHLKACGVRVEVHSFERNTAAELISSATEYYPIDESILRRK, from the coding sequence ATGGTCAATACAGATTACGATGACGAAAATATATTCAGAAGCCAGAGACTTGCCGTATTTGCTGACGTACAGAACATGTTCTATTCTGCAAGAAATAATTATTCTGACAGTCGCTTGGATTACGAAAAATTGCTTGCCACGGTACTGAAAGGCAGACAACTTGTAAGAGCAATTGCTTATCTGGTCGAAACAGAAGACATTGATCAGTCAGGATTCAAATACCATTTAAGAAACTTTGGATGGGAACTAAGATCCAAACAACTCAAAATAAGACCAGATGGATCAACTAAAGGTGATTGGGATATGGGAATAGCCATTGATGCAATAGCCATATCTGAAAAGGTAGATACTGTTGTGATTGTCAGTGGTGATGGAGATTTCACAGCTCTTGTAAATCACCTTAAAGCCTGTGGAGTACGTGTTGAAGTTCATTCTTTTGAAAGGAATACAGCAGCGGAACTTATTAGCTCAGCCACAGAATACTATCCAATAGATGAAAGTATACTCCGAAGAAAATAA
- a CDS encoding cohesin domain-containing protein: protein MRKVLILISLAFLISFASASSLTLIVSDTTGENGAIVEVPIGLEGATDIGSMDIVMSYDSEVLQATGVDTGKLGINAYIESNTVDDGEVIIALADASGISGNGPIAVVSFEVIGDTGSSSPLALGDISVHDIGRVEVITTTMDGTFSVTDKTEDAGYRGAGMLVISALIMALFAIKRKKEK, encoded by the coding sequence ATGAGAAAAGTTTTAATATTGATTAGTTTGGCATTTCTTATATCGTTTGCCTCAGCGAGCAGTTTGACTCTCATTGTAAGCGATACTACAGGTGAGAATGGAGCTATTGTGGAGGTTCCAATAGGTCTTGAAGGCGCGACAGATATTGGAAGTATGGACATTGTTATGAGTTACGATAGCGAGGTTTTACAGGCCACAGGGGTCGATACTGGTAAGCTTGGTATAAATGCGTACATTGAGTCAAATACGGTTGATGATGGCGAGGTCATCATTGCTCTGGCAGATGCATCAGGAATTAGTGGTAATGGCCCGATTGCAGTTGTCTCTTTTGAAGTGATTGGCGACACCGGCTCATCAAGTCCCCTGGCACTTGGGGATATTTCAGTGCATGATATAGGACGGGTTGAAGTAATCACAACAACCATGGATGGGACTTTTAGTGTTACTGATAAGACTGAGGATGCAGGTTATAGGGGTGCAGGTATGCTTGTAATAAGCGCACTCATCATGGCGTTGTTTGCAATCAAGCGAAAAAAAGAAAAGTGA
- a CDS encoding TRAM domain-containing protein — protein sequence MFNRNETTAPVDAGETYDVTIEDLAREGDGIARVSGFVIFVPGTSVGDEVTIKVTKVMRKFAFGEVAE from the coding sequence ATGTTTAACAGAAATGAAACCACAGCACCTGTAGATGCCGGAGAGACATACGACGTAACAATCGAAGACCTTGCAAGAGAAGGAGACGGAATTGCAAGAGTAAGCGGATTTGTAATCTTTGTACCTGGAACATCAGTAGGCGACGAAGTAACCATCAAAGTAACAAAAGTAATGAGAAAGTTCGCATTCGGCGAAGTTGCTGAATAA
- a CDS encoding class I SAM-dependent methyltransferase, with protein sequence MLSPLPADVKILDIGCGAGMQTIHLAKICGNCHITAVDVYQPYLDSLMEKAVAEGVADRISTVCTSMEDLPFGANEFDIIWSEGAIFVMGFEKGLDYWKHFLKEGGFMALTEAAWFTESPSEEVFQFWNECYPDIATIPQNENRIEAAGYTIIDQFKVPASAWWDDYYVPLEKRLDSIEDKFKGNTEAESIIEFSRKEIELFRQYSNEYGYVFFVFQKE encoded by the coding sequence ATGCTTTCACCTCTTCCGGCAGATGTAAAAATTCTGGATATAGGCTGCGGTGCAGGGATGCAGACCATTCATCTTGCAAAGATTTGTGGTAACTGTCATATTACTGCAGTTGATGTTTACCAGCCATATCTTGACAGTCTTATGGAAAAGGCGGTAGCTGAAGGAGTTGCTGACAGGATATCCACTGTGTGTACCTCCATGGAAGACTTGCCGTTTGGTGCTAATGAATTTGATATAATCTGGTCTGAAGGTGCTATTTTTGTCATGGGTTTTGAAAAAGGACTTGATTACTGGAAACATTTCCTGAAAGAAGGTGGTTTCATGGCGCTTACAGAGGCAGCCTGGTTCACAGAATCTCCTTCAGAGGAAGTTTTTCAGTTCTGGAATGAATGTTATCCCGATATAGCGACAATTCCACAAAACGAAAACAGAATTGAAGCTGCTGGGTATACTATTATTGACCAGTTCAAGGTACCGGCATCTGCCTGGTGGGATGATTACTATGTTCCTCTGGAGAAAAGACTTGATTCAATAGAAGATAAGTTCAAAGGTAATACTGAAGCTGAATCTATAATTGAGTTCTCCAGAAAAGAAATAGAACTTTTCAGGCAGTATTCAAATGAATATGGTTATGTTTTCTTTGTATTTCAAAAAGAATAA
- a CDS encoding Rieske (2Fe-2S) protein, which yields MAEWIFAIEEDKLKEEKIKVIKTGNKQIALIKKENKVYAISNECPHEGCPLKNGSLEDYTLKCACHNWGFDIRTGENIDTGEYIDMDDPKVETFEVQVEDGNISIFV from the coding sequence ATGGCTGAGTGGATATTTGCTATAGAAGAAGATAAATTAAAAGAAGAAAAAATAAAGGTCATCAAAACAGGGAATAAACAAATAGCCCTGATAAAGAAGGAAAACAAAGTATATGCAATTTCAAACGAATGTCCACATGAAGGATGTCCCCTTAAGAACGGGAGCCTAGAAGATTATACACTCAAATGTGCATGCCATAACTGGGGCTTTGACATTCGCACCGGAGAGAATATTGATACAGGCGAGTATATAGACATGGATGATCCAAAGGTTGAAACTTTTGAAGTACAAGTTGAAGACGGAAACATATCCATCTTTGTATGA
- a CDS encoding LamG-like jellyroll fold domain-containing protein, translated as MSATIASAVSESGLVAYYPFDGDTRDYSGNGNDGTNNGATFVSGMSGNALDFDGMADYVSAPININSDVMPQVTMTLWVKSDSDSRGTVISHDNGGYDRTIDIDARGGGLGWSAFSGSGGVLGYQSVITDKWTFLAVVYDQDAGTVKFYVDGTMYEEEGSLGTGWNAINIGSNPSYGANFDGIIDEVRIYNYALTQSEINSIYEGGIEPSTGDITSTPTGPSISEPGLVAYYPFDKDTMDYSGNGNDGTNNGATFVSGIGGNALDFDGMEDYVSVPININPDVMPQATIALWVRSNSDSRGTVISHDNGGYDRTIDIDARGGGLGWSAFSGSGSVLGYQTVTTDKWTFLAVVYDQDAGTVKFYVDDVMYEEEGSLGMGWDAINIGSNPSFGAYFDGLIDEVRIYDYALTQSEISSLYGGEMVPPAGDSIPPSTVDITPPSTIEVSGLIFESRSKSSGSSVQIPLTLKGTYENIGNMDMSLSYDPSVLEATEVIKGGLTTNSLFDYNILDGTIKISLADKNGFGGDGSIAYVNFNIIGSEGSSSDLEITTISANRDDDEIVEIQTHDGLFNVVGMDESIGDADGDGVHTALDALYALQMSVGKIPEDLAMDVNGDGSVTSFDARRILKNVVGDE; from the coding sequence ATGTCTGCAACAATCGCATCCGCTGTATCTGAATCAGGACTTGTGGCGTACTATCCATTTGATGGGGACACAAGGGACTATTCAGGAAATGGAAATGATGGAACGAACAATGGTGCCACTTTTGTCTCAGGAATGAGCGGAAATGCGCTTGATTTTGATGGAATGGCTGATTATGTTTCCGCACCAATCAACATAAATTCAGATGTAATGCCACAGGTGACTATGACACTCTGGGTGAAATCAGACAGTGATTCAAGGGGAACTGTCATTTCACATGATAATGGAGGATATGATCGTACAATAGACATCGATGCACGTGGCGGAGGACTCGGATGGTCAGCATTTAGTGGTTCTGGAGGTGTTCTGGGGTATCAGTCAGTCATAACGGATAAATGGACATTCCTTGCAGTTGTCTACGATCAGGATGCAGGTACTGTGAAGTTTTATGTGGATGGTACTATGTATGAAGAAGAAGGCAGCCTTGGAACTGGATGGAATGCAATCAATATTGGCTCTAATCCATCATATGGTGCTAATTTTGATGGTATTATAGATGAGGTTAGAATATACAATTACGCACTAACCCAAAGTGAGATAAACTCCATTTATGAAGGGGGGATAGAGCCTTCGACTGGAGATATTACATCAACACCTACTGGTCCATCCATCTCTGAACCGGGGCTTGTAGCTTATTATCCATTTGATAAAGACACAATGGACTATTCAGGAAATGGAAATGATGGAACAAACAATGGTGCTACCTTTGTTTCAGGAATAGGTGGAAATGCACTGGATTTTGATGGTATGGAGGATTATGTTTCCGTACCTATCAATATAAATCCAGACGTGATGCCACAGGCAACCATAGCACTCTGGGTAAGATCGAACAGTGATTCAAGAGGGACAGTCATTTCACACGATAATGGAGGGTATGATCGTACAATAGATATCGATGCACGTGGAGGGGGACTTGGATGGTCAGCATTTAGTGGTTCTGGAAGTGTTCTGGGATACCAGACAGTCACAACTGATAAATGGACATTTTTGGCAGTGGTCTACGATCAGGATGCAGGAACTGTGAAATTCTATGTAGACGATGTCATGTATGAAGAAGAAGGTAGCCTTGGAATGGGATGGGATGCAATCAATATTGGTTCTAATCCTTCGTTTGGTGCGTATTTTGATGGTCTCATAGATGAGGTAAGGATATACGACTACGCGCTGACCCAAAGTGAGATCAGTTCTCTCTATGGAGGGGAAATGGTTCCACCCGCAGGAGATAGTATACCTCCTTCAACAGTTGATATCACACCTCCTTCCACGATTGAAGTCTCAGGTTTGATCTTTGAATCCCGTAGTAAATCAAGCGGGAGCAGTGTACAGATACCATTGACACTGAAGGGAACGTATGAAAATATCGGAAACATGGATATGTCTCTGAGCTATGATCCCTCTGTCCTTGAAGCCACTGAGGTCATCAAAGGTGGTTTAACAACAAATTCCCTGTTCGATTACAATATTTTGGACGGGACCATAAAGATAAGTCTGGCTGATAAGAACGGATTTGGTGGGGACGGATCGATAGCCTATGTTAATTTTAATATTATAGGGTCAGAAGGGTCATCGTCAGATCTTGAGATAACTACCATCTCAGCTAACAGGGATGATGATGAAATAGTGGAGATTCAAACTCATGATGGTCTATTCAATGTGGTAGGAATGGACGAAAGTATAGGTGATGCTGATGGGGATGGGGTTCACACAGCTCTCGATGCACTTTATGCACTTCAAATGTCTGTAGGTAAGATTCCAGAAGACCTGGCCATGGATGTAAATGGGGATGGAAGTGTGACCTCTTTTGATGCCAGAAGAATTTTGAAGAATGTTGTAGGAGATGAATAA
- a CDS encoding transposase, giving the protein MQFRELSDEQWKFIRPHLPPQPITGRERADDRKVINGILFVLITGCRWGDMPVNYGSQATAWRRLKRWSEEGIWTMIMESLRDSAYQKGKFTMDVVCVDSSFIETKKGEKIPHTTVTKKGTA; this is encoded by the coding sequence ATGCAATTCAGAGAACTCTCTGATGAGCAATGGAAGTTTATTAGGCCACACTTACCTCCACAACCAATAACCGGAAGAGAGAGAGCTGATGACCGTAAGGTCATCAATGGTATTCTCTTTGTTCTGATAACAGGTTGCAGATGGGGGGATATGCCAGTTAATTATGGTTCCCAGGCAACTGCTTGGAGAAGACTCAAAAGGTGGTCTGAGGAAGGAATATGGACTATGATAATGGAATCCCTTCGGGATTCCGCTTACCAAAAAGGTAAGTTCACCATGGATGTCGTATGTGTTGATAGCAGTTTCATTGAAACTAAAAAAGGGGAGAAGATTCCGCATACAACAGTCACAAAAAAAGGAACGGCATAA
- a CDS encoding dicarboxylate/amino acid:cation symporter — protein MSSRYKLPDHLTLIHPRSLKHLNHHLHELVKSRLWLKILIGMMLGIVTGLILGPSTGILSKEISYTIGEWLALPGYIFLALLQMIVVPLVFASIIRGIASGEDMQQLKKIGLRTVAFFLVTTALAILVGLTLALTINPGTYISSELVQDTMMSDTTQMEQNEMITPGVSELPSMITTIVPTNPLGSLATGDMLQVVLFSVIIGVALVSMSPVQSKPMLELLGSLQEVSMTVVKWSMALAPIAVFGLISKFTINLGLDALMGMLVYVGTVLLGLLIMLIFYMMVILIVTGKNPLNFMRSIRDVLLLAFSTSSSAAVMPLSIKTAEEKIGVRPSISQFVIPLGATINMNGTALYQSIAAVFLAQVFGIDLGFGELVLIMITVVGASIGTPSTPGVGIVILALILSSVGIPTAGIALIIGVDRILDMSRTAVNVTGDLVTCVVMDKWVNGKKSANEEFIEVAKREAQRRVLGEDVIITARNYSAWHDLPIGTDFIEIEMSAH, from the coding sequence ATGTCAAGCAGGTATAAATTACCAGATCACCTTACACTTATCCATCCGCGTTCATTAAAACATTTGAATCATCATCTGCATGAACTTGTAAAAAGTAGACTCTGGTTAAAGATTCTCATAGGAATGATGCTGGGAATCGTTACAGGACTTATACTTGGGCCTTCCACTGGTATTTTGAGCAAGGAAATATCGTACACCATTGGTGAATGGCTGGCATTACCTGGATATATATTCCTTGCACTTCTCCAGATGATTGTTGTACCACTTGTTTTTGCATCCATTATAAGGGGAATTGCATCTGGCGAAGATATGCAACAACTCAAAAAAATAGGACTTCGTACAGTTGCCTTTTTTCTCGTTACCACTGCACTTGCAATACTTGTAGGGCTTACTCTTGCATTAACAATAAATCCTGGAACTTACATCAGCAGCGAGCTTGTCCAGGATACAATGATGTCAGATACAACACAGATGGAACAAAATGAAATGATCACACCTGGTGTTTCTGAACTTCCTAGCATGATAACTACCATTGTACCAACCAATCCATTGGGATCACTTGCAACCGGAGATATGCTTCAGGTAGTCCTGTTCTCTGTGATTATAGGTGTGGCTCTTGTTTCTATGTCACCTGTGCAATCAAAACCAATGTTAGAGTTATTAGGTTCTTTGCAGGAAGTAAGTATGACAGTTGTCAAATGGAGCATGGCACTGGCCCCAATTGCTGTTTTCGGACTGATTAGCAAATTTACAATCAATCTCGGACTTGATGCATTAATGGGGATGCTGGTCTATGTAGGTACGGTACTGTTGGGACTGTTAATTATGCTCATATTCTATATGATGGTCATCCTGATAGTAACGGGAAAAAATCCGTTGAATTTTATGAGATCAATAAGAGATGTATTATTACTCGCATTTTCCACATCCAGTTCTGCTGCTGTTATGCCACTTTCAATAAAAACGGCTGAGGAAAAAATAGGCGTCAGGCCGTCTATATCCCAATTCGTTATTCCCCTTGGCGCTACAATAAATATGAATGGTACAGCTCTTTACCAGAGCATAGCAGCTGTTTTCCTTGCGCAGGTATTTGGAATAGATCTTGGCTTCGGTGAATTGGTGCTGATAATGATAACTGTAGTTGGAGCCTCAATAGGTACACCATCTACGCCAGGAGTAGGTATTGTAATCCTTGCCCTGATACTGAGCAGTGTAGGAATACCCACTGCTGGTATTGCACTTATTATCGGAGTTGACAGGATCCTTGATATGAGCCGTACTGCGGTTAATGTTACCGGAGACCTTGTCACATGTGTTGTTATGGATAAATGGGTGAACGGAAAGAAAAGTGCTAATGAAGAATTCATTGAAGTCGCAAAACGTGAAGCACAAAGAAGAGTACTTGGAGAAGATGTCATTATTACTGCACGTAACTATTCAGCCTGGCACGATTTGCCTATTGGTACTGATTTCATCGAAATAGAGATGTCTGCTCACTAA